Proteins from one Ipomoea triloba cultivar NCNSP0323 chromosome 1, ASM357664v1 genomic window:
- the LOC116001335 gene encoding palmitoyl-monogalactosyldiacylglycerol delta-7 desaturase, chloroplastic-like isoform X2 has product MACISVWASAAPKSFSFSRQTFPLLRQMQSATSLGSCSICTRKLGENVFNKCKGRRYIYTSSKRLSPCSIIVRLAGEMRAFDDTHSPQEGAKQERVEFWTRIGKSLEVAPGSLGFKAMVPLTHLLCLFAPFCFSWDAVGLAFGLYIITGLGVTLSYHRNLSHKSYKLPKWLEYFFAYCGVHAFQSERPTNVADLENQFFYKFIHNTYIIHPIILATLLYVIGGFPYIVWGMGVRIAFVYHVTSFVNSACHQWGNRAWNTNDLSTNNWLIALLSFGEGWHNNHHAFEFSARHGLEWYQLDITWSIVWALQAVGLATDVKLPTNAQKRKMAFKNSSMEITDNMPSLK; this is encoded by the exons ATGGCATGCATATCAGTGTGGGCATCAGCAGCACctaaatcattttccttttcacgACAAACCTTCCCTTTACTTAGGCAAATGCAAAGCGCAACTAGTCTTGGAAGTTGCAGCATTTGCACAAGAAAACTAGGAGAAAATGTATTCAATAAATGCAAGGggagaagatatatatatactagttcaAAAAGGTTATCACCCTGCAGCATTATTGTAAGGTTGGCGGGTGAAATGCGGGCTTTTGATGACACACACTCACCACAAGAAGGAGCAAAGCAGGAGAGGGTTGAGTTTTGGACGAGAATCGGGAAATCTTTGGAAGTGGCGCCTGGTTCCCTGGGTTTCAAGGCGATGGTTCCTTTGACGCATTTGTTGTGTCTGTTTGCCCCATTTTGTTTCAGTTGGGATGCTGTTGGCCTTGCATTTGGGTTGTACATCATCACCGGCCTGGGTGTTACTCTGTCTTATCATAGGAATCTCAGTCACAAGAGTTACAAACTTCCCAAATGGCTTGAGTACTTTTTTGCCTATTGTGGTGTTCATGCTTTTCAG aGTGAAAGGCCGACAAATGTAGCAGACTTGGAGAATCAATTCTTCTACAAGTTCATTCATAATACCTATATTATTCATCCTATTATACTTGCGACATTGCTATATGTCATTGGCGGATTTCCATACATAGTTTGGGGCATG GGAGTAAGAATTGCATTTGTGTATCACGTAACATCTTTTGTGAATTCTGCATGTCACCAATGGGGAAATCGAGCATGGAACACTAACGATCTATCTACAAATAATTG GTTAATAGCATTGCTTTCATTTGGAGAGGGTTGGCATAATAATCACCATGCCTTTGAGTTTTCAGCTAGACATGGTCTAGAGTGGTATCAACTTGATATTACTTGGAGTATTGTGTGGGCACTCCAAGCTGTTGGTCTAGCAACTGACGTCAAATTGCCAACTAATGCTCAAAAGAGAAAAATGGCTTTCAAAAATAGCTCAATGGAAATTACTGATAACATGCCATCTTTGAAATAG
- the LOC116001335 gene encoding acyl-CoA C20 Delta5-desaturase-like isoform X1, which translates to MACISVWASAAPKSFSFSRQTFPLLRQMQSATSLGSCSICTRKLGENVFNKCKGRRYIYTSSKRLSPCSIIVRLAGEMRAFDDTHSPQEGAKQERVEFWTRIGKSLEVAPGSLGFKAMVPLTHLLCLFAPFCFSWDAVGLAFGLYIITGLGVTLSYHRNLSHKSYKLPKWLEYFFAYCGVHAFQGDPIGWVSNHRYHHQYVDTKNDLHSPIEGFWYSHVGWIYDTKSANERSERPTNVADLENQFFYKFIHNTYIIHPIILATLLYVIGGFPYIVWGMGVRIAFVYHVTSFVNSACHQWGNRAWNTNDLSTNNWLIALLSFGEGWHNNHHAFEFSARHGLEWYQLDITWSIVWALQAVGLATDVKLPTNAQKRKMAFKNSSMEITDNMPSLK; encoded by the exons ATGGCATGCATATCAGTGTGGGCATCAGCAGCACctaaatcattttccttttcacgACAAACCTTCCCTTTACTTAGGCAAATGCAAAGCGCAACTAGTCTTGGAAGTTGCAGCATTTGCACAAGAAAACTAGGAGAAAATGTATTCAATAAATGCAAGGggagaagatatatatatactagttcaAAAAGGTTATCACCCTGCAGCATTATTGTAAGGTTGGCGGGTGAAATGCGGGCTTTTGATGACACACACTCACCACAAGAAGGAGCAAAGCAGGAGAGGGTTGAGTTTTGGACGAGAATCGGGAAATCTTTGGAAGTGGCGCCTGGTTCCCTGGGTTTCAAGGCGATGGTTCCTTTGACGCATTTGTTGTGTCTGTTTGCCCCATTTTGTTTCAGTTGGGATGCTGTTGGCCTTGCATTTGGGTTGTACATCATCACCGGCCTGGGTGTTACTCTGTCTTATCATAGGAATCTCAGTCACAAGAGTTACAAACTTCCCAAATGGCTTGAGTACTTTTTTGCCTATTGTGGTGTTCATGCTTTTCAG GGAGATCCAATTGGTTGGGTGAGTAACCATAGATATCATCATCAGTATGTGGATACTAAAAATGATCTCCACAGTCCTATTGAAGGATTTTGGTATAGTCACGTAGGTTGGATATATGACACCAAATCTGCTAATGAAAgg aGTGAAAGGCCGACAAATGTAGCAGACTTGGAGAATCAATTCTTCTACAAGTTCATTCATAATACCTATATTATTCATCCTATTATACTTGCGACATTGCTATATGTCATTGGCGGATTTCCATACATAGTTTGGGGCATG GGAGTAAGAATTGCATTTGTGTATCACGTAACATCTTTTGTGAATTCTGCATGTCACCAATGGGGAAATCGAGCATGGAACACTAACGATCTATCTACAAATAATTG GTTAATAGCATTGCTTTCATTTGGAGAGGGTTGGCATAATAATCACCATGCCTTTGAGTTTTCAGCTAGACATGGTCTAGAGTGGTATCAACTTGATATTACTTGGAGTATTGTGTGGGCACTCCAAGCTGTTGGTCTAGCAACTGACGTCAAATTGCCAACTAATGCTCAAAAGAGAAAAATGGCTTTCAAAAATAGCTCAATGGAAATTACTGATAACATGCCATCTTTGAAATAG
- the LOC116001345 gene encoding delta-9 acyl-lipid desaturase 1-like isoform X1 gives MASLSSLLPWPSPAAKPVFFSLPQTCPLLRQTQTLTTLQSSPSIYTTKLAQNGFFNCEEKYKRLSPIVRFRRPASNDGEDTPQAAKNEQKVEFWTRMAKSLEVAPGSQMVKVLFPLVIWLSLFAPFCFSWDAFGVAFGLYIVTGLGITLSYHRNLSHRSFKLPKWLEYFFAYCGVHALQGDPIGWASHHRYHHQYTDTKKDPHSPIKGFWYSCVGWLYDTKAFIERSERPTNVGDLENQFFYNFIRNTYIIHPIILATLLYAIGGFPYVVWGMGVRIIFFSSITYLVNSVCHIWGNQAWNSGDQSRNNWLLAFFSFGDGWHNNHHAFEYSARHGLEWWQLDITWYTVRALQAFGLATDVKLPTDAQKKKMASTTTQCF, from the exons atggcATCCTTATCATCGCTATTGCCATGGCCATCACCAGCAGCTAAACCAGTTTTCTTTTCACTACCACAAACCTGCCCTTTACTTAGGCAAACGCAAACCCTCACAACTCTTCAAAGTTCCCCCAGCATTTACACAACAAAACTAGCACAAAATGGATTCTTTAATTgcgaggaaaaatataaaaggtTATCACCCATTGTGCGTTTTCGCCGGCCGGCTTCCAATGACGGAGAAGACACACCACAAGCGGCAAAGAATGAGCAGAAGGTTGAGTTTTGGACGAGAATGGCGAAATCTTTGGAAGTGGCGCCTGGTTCGCAGATGGTGAAGGTCCTGTTTCCGTTGGTAATTTGGCTTTCTCTGTTTGCCCCGTTTTGTTTCAGTTGGGATGCTTTTGGCGTTGCGTTTGGGTTGTACATCGTCACCGGACTAGGTATTACTCTATCTTATCATAGGAATCTCAGTCACAGAAGTTTCAAGCTTCCCAAATGGCTCGAATACTTTTTTGCCTATTGTGGTGTTCATGCTCTTCAG GGAGATCCAATTGGGTGGGCGAGCCACCATAGATATCACCATCAGTATACGGATACTAAAAAAGATCCCCATAGTCCCATTAAAGGATTTTGGTACAGTTGTGTAGGTTGGCTATATGACACCAAAGCCTTTATTGAAAGg AGTGAAAGACCAACAAATGTAGGGGATTTGGAGAATCAATTCTTTTACAACTTCATTCGTAATACCTACATTATTCACCCTATTATACTTGCAACATTGTTATATGCCATAGGTGGATTTCCGTATGTAGTTTGGGGCATG GGAGtaagaattatatttttttcaagcaTAACATATTTAGTGAATTCCGTGTGCCACATATGGGGAAATCAAGCATGGAATAGTGGTGATCAATCTAGAAATAATTG GTTATTGGCATTTTTTTCATTTGGAGATGGTTGGCATAACAATCACCATGCCTTTGAGTATTCAGCTCGACATGGCCTAGAATGGTGGCAACTTGACATAACTTGGTATACTGTGAGGGCACTACAAGCTTTTGGTTTAGCAACTGATGTTAAGTTGCCTACTGATGctcaaaagaaaaagatggcTTCAACTACAACTCAATGCTTTTGA
- the LOC116001345 gene encoding palmitoyl-monogalactosyldiacylglycerol delta-7 desaturase, chloroplastic-like isoform X2: MASLSSLLPWPSPAAKPVFFSLPQTCPLLRQTQTLTTLQSSPSIYTTKLAQNGFFNCEEKYKRLSPIVRFRRPASNDGEDTPQAAKNEQKVEFWTRMAKSLEVAPGSQMVKVLFPLVIWLSLFAPFCFSWDAFGVAFGLYIVTGLAQSERPTNVGDLENQFFYNFIRNTYIIHPIILATLLYAIGGFPYVVWGMGVRIIFFSSITYLVNSVCHIWGNQAWNSGDQSRNNWLLAFFSFGDGWHNNHHAFEYSARHGLEWWQLDITWYTVRALQAFGLATDVKLPTDAQKKKMASTTTQCF, encoded by the exons atggcATCCTTATCATCGCTATTGCCATGGCCATCACCAGCAGCTAAACCAGTTTTCTTTTCACTACCACAAACCTGCCCTTTACTTAGGCAAACGCAAACCCTCACAACTCTTCAAAGTTCCCCCAGCATTTACACAACAAAACTAGCACAAAATGGATTCTTTAATTgcgaggaaaaatataaaaggtTATCACCCATTGTGCGTTTTCGCCGGCCGGCTTCCAATGACGGAGAAGACACACCACAAGCGGCAAAGAATGAGCAGAAGGTTGAGTTTTGGACGAGAATGGCGAAATCTTTGGAAGTGGCGCCTGGTTCGCAGATGGTGAAGGTCCTGTTTCCGTTGGTAATTTGGCTTTCTCTGTTTGCCCCGTTTTGTTTCAGTTGGGATGCTTTTGGCGTTGCGTTTGGGTTGTACATCGTCACCGGACTAG CACAGAGTGAAAGACCAACAAATGTAGGGGATTTGGAGAATCAATTCTTTTACAACTTCATTCGTAATACCTACATTATTCACCCTATTATACTTGCAACATTGTTATATGCCATAGGTGGATTTCCGTATGTAGTTTGGGGCATG GGAGtaagaattatatttttttcaagcaTAACATATTTAGTGAATTCCGTGTGCCACATATGGGGAAATCAAGCATGGAATAGTGGTGATCAATCTAGAAATAATTG GTTATTGGCATTTTTTTCATTTGGAGATGGTTGGCATAACAATCACCATGCCTTTGAGTATTCAGCTCGACATGGCCTAGAATGGTGGCAACTTGACATAACTTGGTATACTGTGAGGGCACTACAAGCTTTTGGTTTAGCAACTGATGTTAAGTTGCCTACTGATGctcaaaagaaaaagatggcTTCAACTACAACTCAATGCTTTTGA
- the LOC116001360 gene encoding acyl-CoA C20 Delta5-desaturase-like — MACLSSLWPSPGAKPFFFSPQTCPLLRQMQTPIILQSSPSIYTTKVGQNRFFNCKEENYKRLSSPIVCFRPVSDDGENTQPQAAKNEQKRVEFWTRMTKSLEVAPGSQMAKVVLLPLLHCLCLFAPFCFSWDAFGVAFGLYIITGLGITLSYHRNLTHRSFKLPKWLEYFFAYCGVHALQGDPIGWVSNHRYHHQYVDTKKDLHSPIEGFWHSHVGWLYDTKAAIERSERPTNVGDLENQFFYNFIRNTYIIHPIILTTLLYAIGGFPYVVWGMGVRIIFYSHVIYSVNSVCHLWGNQAWNSGDQSRNNWLVALLSFGEGWHNNHHTFEYSARHGLEWWQLDITWYIVRALQAVGLATDIKLPTDAQKKKMALTTT, encoded by the exons atggcATGCTTATCATCGTTGTGGCCGTCACCAGGAGCTAAACCATTTTTCTTTTCACCACAAACCTGCCCTTTACTTAGGCAAATGCAAACCCCCATAATTCTTCAAAGTTCCCCCAGCATTTACACAACAAAAGTAGGACAAAATCGATTCTTTAATTGCAAGGAGGAAAACTATAAAAGGTTATCATCACCCATTGTGTGCTTTCGCCCGGTTTCTGATGACGGAGAAAACACACAACCACAAGCGGCAAAGAATGAGCAGAAGAGGGTTGAGTTTTGGACGAGAATGACGAAATCTTTGGAAGTGGCGCCTGGTTCGCAGATGGCGAAGGTGGTCTTGCTTCCGTTGCTACATTGCCTTTGTTTGTTTGCCCCGTTTTGTTTCAGTTGGGATGCTTTTGGCGTTGCGTTTGGGTTGTATATCATCACCGGGCTGGGTATTACTCTCTCTTATCATAGGAATCTCACTCACAGAAGTTTCAAGCTTCCCAAATGGCTCGAATACTTTTTTGCCTATTGTGGTGTTCATGCTCTTCAG GGAGATCCAATTGGGTGGGTGAGTAACCACAGATATCACCATCAGTATGTGGATACTAAAAAGGATCTCCATAGTCCCATTGAAGGTTTTTGGCACAGTCACGTAGGTTGGTTATATGACACCAAAGCCGCTATTGAAAgg AGTGAAAGACCGACAAATGTAGGGGATTTGGAGAATCAATTTTTTTACAACTTCATTCGTAATACCTACATTATTCACCCTATTATACTTACAACATTGCTATATGCCATAGGTGGATTTCCGTATGTAGTTTGGGGCATG ggagtaagaattatattttattctcaCGTAATATATTCAGTGAATTCTGTGTGCCACTTATGGGGAAATCAAGCATGGAATAGTGGTGATCAATCTAGAAATAATTG GTTAGTGGCATTGCTTTCATTTGGAGAGGGTTGGCATAACAATCACCATACCTTTGAGTATTCAGCTCGACATGGCCTAGAGTGGTGGCAACTTGACATAACTTGGTATATTGTGAGGGCATTACAAGCTGTTGGTTTAGCAACTGATATTAAGTTGCCTACTGATGctcaaaagaaaaagatggcTTTAACTACAACTTAA